Proteins found in one Rhodobacteraceae bacterium D3-12 genomic segment:
- a CDS encoding NADH:flavin oxidoreductase encodes MGETKTLGDAVKLGPLDLRNRIVMAPMTRTYSPGNVPNSKVIEYYRRRAEGGTGLIITEGTFVEHKAAIAYPNVPAFYGEDALAGWKKVVDAVHAEGGKIAPQLWHVGGIRRPGVEPGGNEPGHSPSGMAKPGKVTGHAMTQDDIDEVVAAFARAAADAKRIGFDAIELHGAHGYLIDQFFWDGTNQRDDAYGGDLAHRSRFALEIVRACRAAVGPDFPIIFRWSQWKQQDYGARLVETPEALEAFVAPLAEAGVDVFHCSTRRFWEPEFEGSDLNLAGWVRKLTGKPTITVGSVGLDADFIPDDGSANFREAKPAGVDALVERIGKGEFDLVAVGRAMIANPDWADKVLGGTFDNMKPYTKDMLERLD; translated from the coding sequence ATGGGAGAGACGAAAACACTGGGCGATGCCGTCAAGCTCGGTCCGCTGGACCTGCGCAACCGGATCGTGATGGCGCCGATGACGCGGACCTATTCGCCCGGCAATGTGCCAAATTCCAAGGTGATTGAATATTACCGCCGCCGCGCCGAAGGCGGCACCGGGTTGATCATCACCGAGGGCACCTTTGTTGAGCATAAGGCGGCGATTGCCTATCCCAATGTGCCGGCGTTTTACGGCGAGGATGCGCTGGCCGGATGGAAAAAGGTGGTTGATGCGGTCCATGCCGAGGGCGGCAAGATCGCGCCGCAGCTTTGGCATGTTGGCGGGATCCGCCGCCCCGGTGTCGAGCCGGGTGGCAACGAACCGGGCCACAGCCCCAGCGGCATGGCGAAACCCGGCAAGGTCACAGGCCACGCGATGACGCAAGACGACATCGACGAGGTGGTCGCCGCCTTTGCCCGCGCCGCTGCGGATGCCAAGCGGATCGGGTTTGACGCGATCGAGCTGCATGGCGCGCATGGTTATCTGATCGACCAGTTTTTCTGGGACGGAACCAACCAGCGTGACGATGCTTATGGTGGCGATCTTGCCCATCGTTCGCGCTTTGCTTTGGAGATCGTGAGAGCCTGCCGCGCCGCAGTCGGGCCGGATTTCCCGATTATTTTCCGCTGGTCACAGTGGAAACAGCAGGATTACGGCGCGCGTTTGGTGGAAACGCCCGAGGCGCTGGAAGCATTTGTGGCACCGCTGGCCGAGGCGGGTGTGGACGTGTTCCATTGCTCGACACGCCGCTTTTGGGAACCGGAGTTTGAGGGCAGCGATCTGAACCTTGCTGGTTGGGTGCGCAAGTTGACCGGTAAGCCAACCATCACGGTGGGAAGTGTCGGGCTGGACGCCGATTTCATCCCCGACGATGGCAGCGCCAACTTTCGCGAGGCCAAGCCCGCCGGGGTGGACGCCTTGGTTGAGCGGATCGGCAAGGGGGAGTTTGACCTTGTCGCTGTGGGGCGCGCGATGATTGCCAATCCGGATTGGGCCGACAAGGTTTTGGGCGGAACATTTGACAACATGAAGCCCTATACCAAGGATATGCTGGAGCGGCTGGATTAA
- a CDS encoding GNAT family N-acetyltransferase has product MNVREAELGDVEQISDLLQELTRLGKRTRPDDADFVRENYVLGPHNIRCSVAEDAGVVLGIQILSRAQAGNQWGIEPGWGIIGTHTRAAAVRRGVGRALFEASLDAAKSAGVEKIDASIGADNHEGLGYYAAMGFETYRSPQGRVCKVYDVAGGPKQAD; this is encoded by the coding sequence ATGAATGTCAGGGAAGCCGAGCTTGGCGATGTTGAGCAGATCAGTGATCTGTTGCAGGAGCTAACCCGGTTGGGCAAGCGGACGCGCCCCGATGACGCGGATTTTGTGCGCGAGAATTATGTCTTGGGCCCGCATAACATTCGCTGTTCGGTTGCCGAGGACGCGGGTGTTGTGCTGGGTATTCAGATACTTTCGCGTGCTCAAGCCGGCAATCAATGGGGCATTGAACCGGGCTGGGGCATCATTGGCACCCACACCCGTGCCGCCGCTGTGCGGCGCGGGGTCGGGCGGGCCTTGTTTGAGGCCAGCTTGGACGCTGCTAAGTCTGCCGGGGTTGAAAAGATCGATGCGTCGATCGGAGCCGATAACCACGAGGGGCTTGGGTATTACGCCGCCATGGGGTTTGAGACCTATCGGAGCCCTCAAGGGCGGGTGTGCAAGGTTTATGACGTTGCAGGCGGGCCGAAGCAGGCTGATTAA